The DNA window GTTTTGTTTTAGAATATCTATGgtcttcttatttatttattgttttattgcacATGTATTTGTTTATGAATTTGTTTAGATGTTGTTAAAACAATTTGGGGACTAACTGTAGCGTCGTTACATTTTAGGAGCTCACTGAGAATGTTAGACGTTTTAATAAGGTGTTATGATGACATATTGTCTAATGTTCATTGACCTTTTCGTGATCTGGAATTCTTGGAAAACAGCAGCAGGGAACTCGGCCGGACTGCTGGAGACTCACTGACCGCTTCTAGTTTTACCTCTCACGGACATGCGCGCCAGAGGGGCGGGAGGTGGAGGGGGGTGTTAAGGGGCGGGTTTGAGTATATAATACTTCTCTCAGAGAACTTTTGCCTGTCGCCTGATTTTTGGGACAGCTCCACACACCATCCTAACACCAACTGGGGAAACTAAACCGACATTCTTAACCAAATACAACAGCACAGCATTTTTTTATGTTGACATGGAGGACCAACTAAAACATCATTCTGTTTGCCATACCTGCTTGAGAACGGACAGTTTCATAAAAAAGGTAAATCAATCTTTTTACAACCTTTGAGGAATCTTGGACATATCTGGAGATGATTGCATTAGTTAaattcgtaaaaaaaaaaaatcgactagCAAAAATAGAATCGCATTTTCAACAATTAGACATTGACACAACGGAGTTTTACACGCATTTTCTCTTGCACCAGCAGTTCGCGTAATGCCTTGGAGATGTTTTTGTCATTCTAAAACTGCTAACAGCTCTAAACAGCTTGACAGCGCTAAACTGCTCAACAAGGACTATAAAGCATTGTAAATGCACTTCTGTAAAGCGGCTTTGAAACAATGTGTATTTTCAAACGCGCTTTCCAAATAAGAACTGACTTGACACTTTATTCTGGATAAGCGCGCAAGAGAAAGAAGTTGCGCAAGGGGGCGACAGCACTTTAAATGAGCTGGATTTAAGGAAATTATATGCTGAGTTGCGAGGAATGAGATAGCTGGGTATATTGAGCAGTCTTGTAACTTGTTGAACGTTGTGTAAGAGGAGATAAAAGCTCTTGGATAACAATTCAATTTTAGGGTTAAGCAGATAATTAAACAGTCGATGCATGCAGTGTTTTTGAAGAATTGCATTGGCGAATTGCATGCACTGGAGGAACTAATGACAGCTACCCACGGACGATGATGAGGATAATTGATAAGCAGGCCTTTAGACCTTAAAGCATCATGTTTTTGGAAAAAAGATGACATGCGTTATTGAAAAACTGCAAAGTTGCTAGTCATGCATGTATATGAGAACTCAGTATATTGGAGAAACAAATTACAGCTCCTCAAGATCTGCCCAACAAAACTGCAATTTAAATTGAAAATGTTCAGTATTAAACAAGCATGCACAAATGCCTGTTGTGAACTGCAATGCATGCTCTCCAGGTCATGAAGACATGTTTTTGCGTACTGTACAATGACATACTGATTTTGACCATGTGATCAGGGAGATAATTGAAAAGTCGATAGCCATGCATGCACACACTAAAGTATTGCATTACTGAACTCAATGCCTTGAGGAAGCTAATAATAGTTACTTGAAGCATTCAGTATTAAGTTCAGGTATACATGGGATGAAAAGAGcagctttgtacatttaaaaaaaaaaatatatatataatgtataaaaaaataatgtataaaaaaatataaaatataatgtacTAACTTAAACACGTTTTCTCCGCAGGTCTTAAAGATGTACTGGTCCATACGGATGCCCATATGCATACTGTTTTTAACCCTGTCTGCCTTCGAAGTGGCTTCAGCTGAAACATTATGCGGCGGAGAGCTGGTGGACGCGCTACAGTTTGTCTGTGAAGACAGAGGTTTCTATTTCAGTACGTACATTTGCACACTGCATTTTGCTTAGGAGTTGGAAAAGCCTGCCAATTGTATGTCATGAATGTCCAAAGTTACGAGCGAAGTCTCGGCAGATTGTGCTGACTGGGCGCATTCTCTCGCGATATCTGTGATTGCATATGAAAGGGATGCTAAATGAGCCACAATGGCCTGGTTGTTTACTTGCACATTCCGCCAGGGAAAGTAATAGTACCCAAGTGGCATTCCATTCACCTCTCCAGAAATGTTCCCAGGCTACactcaattgaaaaaaaaagttgtttgtcCTCTTACACGGCTGGATGGATTGAGACAGCTTCATTACTAGTTTAGCGTAACAGATGTGAACCAATACGTTCGATGCCGATCGTACAATCCGGATCCAGCGCTGGTTGTACACCGCTCGCATGCAAGGAGGGGGTCGAGAGcacaactttttaaatatttgtcgTCTTCCTCACGCCAGCACTGACAAACAGACAAGGCCTTTGTGTTCTTTTGGCCGCAGAAGCCTAACTACCCCGAAAGATCATTATCCAATTTGGGCCAGCACAGATTTTCCCCCCTCTATCCACCAGATCTACTCTTGTTCAATGTTTCCCATCCTACAATCAAGAACTCCCTTTCAGATCGTCGCGAGTGTGAGAAGCGCAAATCGTTCGCATAATATTTGACTGGAAATCAATTGTTCCTTCCTTTTCCCGGGCCGGCTCCCTCCCCTCCATTACTGTGTCCTGTATCTTCGCTCTTTCATGCCAAGTCTGTTCTTCTACCCCTCCCCCTTCCTCTCTTTCATGCTCTCTTTATCTCTGCTGAGCTGGCAAAGGACAAGGTCAAAGGATATCCACCATTTACTCATCCAAACAGAAGCAAAGACTTTTGCCCTTCAACTCTCTCACTGTCTCATTTGTAGGCGTTCGATCTTCCGTTCCTGGGAACGCACAGCCGGCGAATTCTTCGAAAACGTTTTTTTGAAAAGCTCAATTAGTCAGACATTGCAGATGCGACCCAGTCAAAATACAATGGATCGATAATGAAATTTGCTTTATCTGTAATAGAATCAGGCCACTGTAGCTTGATTTAAATTGACTTGTTCGTAGGGTTTGTTGAATGTGTTTGCATGTTTTATGGTGACTATTCTAGCTTGTTTGCTAGGGTTAACTGGTTTAAGTTGGTCAGATAGTCTTCCAGCTTGGATATTTTGGTGGTTAGCTGGATTCCCTGCTGGAAGAAAAACATCTTAAACCAATCTAgtttgctggtcttagctggtatGTTGGCTGGTATTAGTTTGTTTTTTTCACTTCTCATCTAGTCAGGCTCTGTGTCTAGTTAGGCTTGGAGACTAGCTTAAAACTAGCAAACCTGCATAGGCTGGTTTAATAAGCTATTCCAGTTAACTAGTTGACAAAAGTCCCAAACCCATCTAAACTATCATCTCATTCATCTAAGTAATCACCCAGAGACCAGTAAACCAGATCTTAAACCAGCCTATTCTAGTTTGCCGGTCTTAGCTGGTATGTTGGCTGGTATTAGTTTTTTCAATTTTCTGCTAATCAGGCTGGGTGACTAGTTGAGCACCCAAATACTTGGCCAGGCTTGGAGACTAGCTTAAATCTAGCAAACCTGCTTAGGGTGGTTTAATCAGGCATTTTCAGTAGAGTTAGATTATCTAAACCATCTAAAACCATCTAAACCATCTTCTGACTCTGTCTTAACCACCACCCAGAGACCAGAAAACCAGTATAGGCTAGTTTACAAGAATAGTTCACCTCAAATAAGAACGATCTGTTAACATTTACTCACTCTGAGGAAGAACTGAGGAACTGTCCATGTAACAAAAGTCAATGGAGTCCAAAACAACATTAGGCCCAAGGACTTTAATTGCATGGACAAAAATGGTTTGGaattgagagtgagtaaataatgacagaattgagTGATTTTGTGTGAAATGTAACCAGAACAATACTAATGTGTCTTTATTTGTATCTTTGCAGGTCGACCAACTAGCAGGTCGAACAGTCGACGATCTCAAAATCGTGGGATTGTGGAAGAGTGTTGTTTTAACAGTTGTAACCTAGCTCTTCTAGAACAATACTGCGCTAAACCTGCCAAGTCGGAGAGGGACGTTTCAGCCACATCCCTACAGGTCATCCCGGTGATGCCCGCATTAAAACAGGTACGTTGGCCATGGGAAACAACAAAAACGGTTCAGTGCTTTATCAGGCTCACCATCTTGATCGTCCTGTTCTTTCTGCTGAAATTGTGCATCCTGGCATGTGGGTTAAAGAAAACAGTGAGCCAGAGTAAGGAACTAGTAAGCAAGTATTGCCCCAAAACCGCTGACCAAGTGGAAAATGATATGATATAAGAGGTCATACATAGGTTGAAATTTTCCTGTTGATTTACGTCACATACTTGGATTGGGTTACAAAACCAGCATCTCTCAAAATGGCCTAGATGTTGACTAGGTGGTTGGACACTGGGGACTGCCTTTTTCTTTCTTGCCATTCTCAATTTTTTGTTCTATGTTATGGTTAAGACTAAAAATGCATCATTTCctcaccatcatgtcattccaaaactaaATGACTTGTGCGGAGCACAACAGAACAGTTTTTGTCCATTCAAAGGAAGTCAATAGGGTTCAAAACAACAAtgaaccccactgactttcaatGTATGGACTAAAAACAAGGAGACGATATGAGGGTCAGTAAATGATCAAAGAATTGTAattgttgggtgaactaactctttaaggaAGATAATTTTAATCAGTCATTCAGTGTTGTCGTTGGTGGTTGAAGgattttaggctttttttttgacaaaatatcctcaaaatttcAACCTTCCTCTAGAGTCATCtactaatgttattattattttcgcAACAGGAGCTCCCAAGAAAACACGTGACCGTGAAATATTCCAAATACGACATGTGGCAACGAAAGGCCGCCCAGAGGCTACGGAGGGGTGTCCCCGCCATCCTGCGGGCCAAGAAGTTCAGGCGGCAGGCGGAGAGAATCAGGGCCCAAGAGCAACTGCACCACCACAGGCCTCTCATCACGCTTCCCAGCAAGCTGCCGCCCATCCTTCTTCCCACAGAAGACTACGTCAGCCACAAGTGAAACCAGGAGCTTTTGCACAGAGTCGATGAAAAAAAGACTAGGGGATCAAAGCTTTTTGTCTCTGACGTCATTTCTGTGGCAGTCCTCAACAACCCTTCTTCCTTCCCCACCAGACGTGCTCACACGCTCTTCCAGTTTCTATTCTTGCTGTTTCGTTCACCAACAAAAAGGCACATCACAAACGAGAGGAACACGATTCAGGTGAAGATGCAAAGGAAAGAACGAAGGAGCCGTGAGACGCCGAACGTTTCGCCGGTTCGGAGGACTTCGGAGCGCGAGGAACCGCTCGAGCTAGCATGAAAGAACCCATTCCACTGCATTCTCCCGAGACAAAAGCATCTCTCTTTTAGTACATATTAGTTTGCACCTGTAACTATAAAGGGACATCCACACTGTAAGGAATTGTtataaaattagattcctgttcCAGCACCTTGTAATCACAAATGAAAAGCAGAGAAGAGTCTGCGAATTGCACATCGCCACGGATTACGTCAAAGTTCTtgttaagtaaataaaaaaaaaggcactATTTTTTTATGGACTATGAACGTGTAGCTCAAAA is part of the Garra rufa chromosome 25, GarRuf1.0, whole genome shotgun sequence genome and encodes:
- the igf2b gene encoding insulin-like growth factor II, whose product is MEDQLKHHSVCHTCLRTDSFIKKVLKMYWSIRMPICILFLTLSAFEVASAETLCGGELVDALQFVCEDRGFYFSRPTSRSNSRRSQNRGIVEECCFNSCNLALLEQYCAKPAKSERDVSATSLQVIPVMPALKQELPRKHVTVKYSKYDMWQRKAAQRLRRGVPAILRAKKFRRQAERIRAQEQLHHHRPLITLPSKLPPILLPTEDYVSHK